A genomic region of Metopolophium dirhodum isolate CAU chromosome 1, ASM1992520v1, whole genome shotgun sequence contains the following coding sequences:
- the LOC132934416 gene encoding keratin-associated protein 10-6-like, which yields MYSSEDTTQELKEIISCQEDKICKLNKKLEEFDSVVSERNKLREIYKQFEKSHEDSINAHKKAFCELSATCDEQAKKLKECANSEYQWELKYGKLEDTNNCMSRQIQILKCNENKLQAQLAETEITLKCVQKELCQTKSELEETLCLVNKLKASLKCTEQELCKVRRELDECMTECNKLHEMNGVLTTELNCTKKCLCEAKLAATRIEERYIQEREHLTCELKTCCKKVSDLEMRLDDAMCKLNDERCKSKKFACKLIELNKVSAKNHLEMKNRVQKLQEEICAKNNEICCLKKRVVDLQQEIDCKCMEINQLKIKIYERECQLKQMCLLSEKIEQIKCFVDTCCCPKKKCCPSPCCCPKKKCGPSPCCPKKKCEPKCEPICCPPTPICCPKKKCEPKCEPICCPPTPICCPKKKCEPKCEPTCCPPTPICCPKKKPEPCCDPMPMPCCPKKKLDSCCKPSCSSSDIKLPCGLSNSTKCMIQKYATKSNTEDNYAAELKQLKCDMEELQQSIGDI from the exons atgtaCTCATCAGAAGACACGACGCAAGAgttaaaagaaattatatcCTGTCAAGAGGATAAAATAtgcaagttaaataaaaaactagaaGAGTTTGATTCAGTGGTTTCTGAAAGAAATAAATTACGAgaaatttacaaacaatttgaaaaaagtcaTGAAGACAGTATTAACGCCCATAAGAAAGCGTTTTGCGAACTATCAGCTACGTGTGACGAGCAAGCGAAAAAGCTTAAGGAATGTGCGAATTCAGAATACCAATGGGAACTCAAGTATGGGAAACTAGAAGACACCAACAACTGTATGAGTCGTCAAATCCAAAttctaaaatgtaatgaaaataaattacaagcCCAGTTAGCAGAGACTGAAATAACTTTGAAATGTGTTCAGAAAGAATTATGTCAAACCAAA tcGGAATTGGAAGAAACTCTCTGTTTGGTTAATAAATTGAAGGCATCTTTGAAATGTACCGAACAGGAGCTCTGTAAAGTTCGCAGGGAACTTGATGAATGCATGACTGAATGCAATAAATTGCACGAGATGAACGGGGTTTTGACTACGGAGTTAAACTgcacaaaaaaatgtctatgtGAGGCAAAATTAGCTGCTACGCGCATTGAGGAAAGGTACATACAAGAACGTGAACATTTAACATGCGAGTTAAAAACATGTTGCAAAAAAGTTAGCGACTTAGAGATGCGATTAGACGATGCGATGTGTAAATTAAATGACGAAAGATGTAAATCTAAAAAGTTCGCTTGTAAATTAATAGAATTGAATAAAGTGAGTGCAAAGAATCACTTAGAAATGAAAAACCGAGTACAGAAATTACAAGAAGAAATATGCGCTAAGAATAACGAAATATGTTGCTTGAAGAAAAGAGTCGTTGATTTGCAACAAGAAATCGATTGTAAATGTATGGAAATAAACCagctgaaaattaaaatttacgaaAGAGAATGTCAACTAAAACAAATGTGTTTACTATCGGAAAAAATTGAGCAAATCAAGTGTTTTGTCGATACTTGTTGTTGCCCGAAAAAGAAATGTTGCCCGAGTCCTTGTTGTTGTCCTAAAAAGAAATGTGGACCGAGTCCTTGTTGCCCGAAAAAGAAATGTGAACCAAAATGTGAACCTATTTGTTGTCCACCAACTCCTATTTGTTGTCCGAAAAAGAAATGTGAACCAAAATGTGAACCTATTTGTTGCCCACCAACTCCTATTTGTTGTCCAAAAAAGAAATGTGAACCAAAATGTGAACCTACTTGTTGCCCGCCAACTCCTATTTGTTGTCCGAAAAAGAAACCCGAACCTTGTTGTGACCCAATGCCAATGCCTTGTTgtccgaaaaaaaaattggactcTTGTTGTAAGCCATCATGTTCCTCGTCAGACATAAAGCTTCCATGCGGTCTATCAAACAGCACAAAATGTATGATCCAAAAATATGCCACAAAATCAAATACCGAAGATAACTATGCTGCGgaattaaaacaattgaaatgTGACATGGAAGAATTACAACAGAGTATTGGCgacatctaa